One window of Triticum dicoccoides isolate Atlit2015 ecotype Zavitan chromosome 5A, WEW_v2.0, whole genome shotgun sequence genomic DNA carries:
- the LOC119302596 gene encoding protein STAY-GREEN, chloroplastic-like produces MATASTMSLLPISHLKQMQQQRRTRLAGALPGKVLVLGRRRRHVVPRARLFGPAIFEASKLKVLFVGVDEEKHPGKLPRTYTLTHSDVTARLTLAVSHTIHAAQLQGWYNRLQRDEVVAEWKKVQGAMSLHVHCHISGGHFLLDLIAPLRYYIFRKELPVVLKAFVHGDGSLFSQHPELEEATVWVYFHSNNPNFNRVECWGPLRDAAAPYDDENATADSPAADAAVATATDEQAVRAGQWPRRCPGQCDCCFPPECLIPWPQEHEMAADAGQAPPQ; encoded by the exons ATGGCCACCGCCTCCACCATGTCCCTGCTCCCCATCTCGCACCTCAAGCAGATGCAGCAGCAGCGGCGCACGCGGCTCGCCGGCGCGCTCCCCGGGAAGGTGCTCGTGCTCGGCCGCCGGAGGCGCCACGTCGTGCCG CGGGCGCGGCTGTTTGGTCCGGCCATCTTCGAGGCGTCCAAGCTCAAGGTGCTGTTCGTGGGGGTGGATGAGGAGAAGCACCCGGGCAAGCTGCCGCGGACCTACACGCTCACCCACAGCGACGTGACGGCGCGGCTGACGCTGGCGGTGTCGCACACCATCCACGCCGCGCAGCTGCAGGGCTGGTACAACCGCCTGCAGCGGGACGAGGTGGTGGCCGAGTGGAAGAAGGTGCAGGGCGCCATGTCGCTGCACGTCCACTGCCACATCTCCGGCGGCCACTTCCTGCTCGACCTCATCGCGCCGCTCCGCTACTACATCTTCCGCAAGGAGCTCCCCGTG GTTCTGAAGGCGTTCGTGCACGGCGACGGCAGCCTGTTCAGCCAGCACCCGGAGCTGGAGGAGGCCACGGTGTGGGTCTACTTCCACTCCAACAACCCCAACTTCAACCGCGTCGAGTGCTGGGGCCCGCTCCGCGATGCCGCCGCGCCCTACGACGACGagaacgccaccgccgactccccaGCCGCCGACGCAGCCGTGGCCACTGCCACGGACGAGCAGGCGGTGCGCGCGGGCCAGTGGCCCCGGCGGTGCCCCGGGCAGTGCGACTGCTGCTTCCCGCCAGAGTGCCTCATCCCCTGGCCGCAGGAGCACGAAATGGCCGCCGACGCCGGCCAGGCGCCGCCGCAGTGA